TTGAAAAAAGCTGAAAAAATTGCTGATACTTCCCGAAGCTTAAAACTTAAAAAAGCAGTTTATTCCAATATTAATGATTATTACGAAGGAATAGGTGACAATTTTAAGGCCTCTTTATATGCTGTGAAATATGTAAGAGCCTATGACAGTATTGCCGCCCGTAATCAGGGATTTTCGGGAATGCCTAAAGAAGAAACAACGATTAAAGTTAATAAAGGAAGTGGACAAATGAATGTAGCTAAAAATGCTGCTATCATTATATTGTTTGTTTCATTAGTCGGTTTAATTATCTTCTTTAAAACAAGACAGAAAAGACAACTTTCAAAGTTGAGGAATATTATAAGAACTCAGGGAAAGGTAACGAATAGCTATAAAGGAGCCTTACTAAGACAGCCTGTGAATTCTGAATTTTCAAATATATCTGTAGAAGAAATAGATGAAAAAGATTCCGAATCAGACCGAAAGAGAAATGATTCTCTAATGACATCTGAAACAGAAACTAAACTCCTTGAACTTCTTGAAGAGTTTGAAAAAGGAAACCTTTACAACAATAAAGGAATGTCACTTTCATTTTTAGCAGGAGAACTTAATACCAATACCAAGTACCTTTCCTATGTCATTAATCAGCACAAAAGTGCAGACTTTAAAACGTATATTAATAGATTAAGGATCAGTTATATTGTGGATAAACTTATCAATGACGAAAAGTATCGACAATACAAAATAAGTATTCTTGCTGATGAATGTGGCTTTTCTTCACATAGCAAATTTGCCGCCGTATTCAAGGCGGTTACAGACTTTTCTCCATCTGCGTATATTAAGCATCTAGATATTGAAAATCAATTAGATAAAAATGTTCATTTTCGGGAAAACAGTTAAAAATAAATAGTTTTATGTATTCTGTCTTGCTATTTTCATGAAAATGGATAACCTATTGTTTTTTGTAAGACCAATGCTATCATATCTTTGCGAAAGTGTTATGGGAATGACCAACAATTATATTGCATCTTAGTCCATCTTATTTTTGAAGGAACTGTCTTTTTCCTGAAATAAGATATGTTCTCCCAACAACAAGCAAACCATGAAACTTTAGATATGGAACACACGTATATTTCGTTTTTCATGAAATAGTTACGGTTCCTCTTTTCATATGCAAAAGAAATATTCTGCATAAAGAATATAAACATACCATATAATCGGGGTTGATTGCCCGGTTTTTTTTCAGTCAAGTTTTTTTAAGTGCAAGTCCACAGATATTCTGTGGATTTGCGATTTTATTTAGTTTTTGTACCGTCGGTTTTTGTTTTTAAAGTATCCGGAGCTACCGGAGCAGGTTCAGAATTGGCAACAGCAGAATCGCCCATTCTGTTTCTTAAGGAATCTTTATTGTGAGCTTCCTTAAATTCCTCTCTTTTTTCTTTGTTTTGAGCACAACTTCCTAGGAAAAGAAGTCCAAGAATTGCTCCTAGCCATAATTTTTTCATAATAATACTTTTTTATGTTTGGTGTTAATCAAATATAATGATTTTATAAAAGATAAAAGATAAAAGATAAAAGATAAAAGATAAAAGATAAAAGATAAAAGATAAAAGATAAAAGATCTTATCGTTAAACATCTATTATCAATCCGTATATCAACATCAATAGGGGTGGGCTTTAGCCCATCCTTTCGATTAAACGTCATTATTTATACAGATATTAACATCAATAGAGGTGGGCTTTAGCCCGCCTAATAAATAAAAATTCATCTGGTTTTAACCAAAACCTAAATAATTCCTTAGTCTCTTATCCTTTAATAAAAAAATCTGCAGCGCTTTCATCTGCAGATTTTCCATTTTAAATTGAACGTATATAAGTACTATTTGGCAGGAGGTGTTGCCATAGAATCCTTTTTCATCTTGATACTGTCAGGATTCGTCATTTTTGTAGTCATCGTGTCTGTTGTCGCAGGTGATGCAGCACGTGTATTCACTGAATCACTATTACTTGTAGACATTGATGACTCCTTGGTTCCACAGCTCACTGCAAATAATCCTATGCCGATGGCTGTTAGCAATAACTTTTTCATACAATTTTATTTTGGGGTGCATTGATGAAAAAACAATTATTATTCCTAACAAGGGGGCATAAGTCGTAAAATATAGGTAAAGTTTGTTAAAAGATGTTAGGGAGTAAGGAGTGGCAGGGTTTGAGAGTGTTAGGGCGTTAGAGTATTAGAATGGGAGATGAGAGATAATAGACGAAGAGATGATAGATGTTTTAGTTTTAAATTTCAATAGTCAATTTTTGTTTTGCAAATGAATCATAGATTACTAATGAAAGGATAGCAGCCTTAAACCTCGAACCTCGAAATCTCGTACCTGTATTCCATAAAAAAGCCCCAAAACCGAAATCCCGGAGCTATGTTGAAGGAACAATTACTTATTGCCTATTTTAAACATTTGCATTTTCACTCTCAAACTCTCTGTCCCTCAAACTTTACCATATTCTCACAAAAAAGCCTCAGAACCGAAATTCCGAGGCTATGTTGAAGGAACAATTACTTATTGCCTATTTTAAACATTCGCATTTTCACTCTCAAACTCTCTGACCCTCAAACTTTACCATATTCTCACAAAAAAGCCTCAGAACCGAAATTCCGGGGCTATGTTGAAGGAACAATTACTTATTGCCTATTTTAAACATTCGCATTTTCACTCTCAAACTCTCTGACCCCCTCAAAATTTACCATATTCCCACAAAAAAGCCTCAGAACCGAAATTCCGGGGCTATGTTGAAGGAACAATTACTTATTGCCTATTTTAAACATTCGCATTTTCACTCTCAAACTCTCAAACTTTCAAACTCTCTGACCCCTCAAAATTTACCATATTCCACAAAAAAAAGCCTCAGAACCGAAATTCCGGGGCTATGTTGAAGGAACAATTACTTATTGCCTATTTTAAACATTCGCATTTTCACTCTCAAACTCTCAAACTCTCAAACTCTCAAACTCTCTGACCCTCAAACTTTATCATATTCCCACAAAAAAGCCTCAGAACCGAAATTCCGAGGCTATATTGAAAGAACAGACAATAAATTACTCATTGTCTATTACTTATTACTCATAATTACCCTAAGTATGGATATTTGTAATCTTTAGGAGATACAAATGTTTCTTTCACACTTCTTACAGATGTCCATCTAAGAAGGTTCATTTTAGAACCTGCTTTATCGTTAGTTCCTGAAGCTCTACCACCACCGAAAGGCTGTTGACCTACTACGGCACCAGTTGGTTTATCGTTGATGTAGAAGTTACCAGATGCATTCTCTAAAGCTTTGTAAGCTTCAGCGATAGCATAACGGTCTTGAGAGAATACAGAACCTGTTAATGAATAAGGAGAAGAAGAATCAACTAATTTAAGCGTTTCTTTCCAGTCTTGATCTTCATACACAAATACAGATAAGATTGGGCCGAAGATTTCTTCTACCATACTTTCGTATTGAGGGTTTGTAGTTTCAATTACAGTTGGGTGTACAAACCATCCTTTAGAGTCATCACAAGTTCCACCGATAGCTACAGTAGCTTCAGAAGATTCGTTTGCTCTTGTGATATATCCTTTACATTTTTCGAAAGAATTTTTGTCAATTACAGCGTTTACGAAGTTAGACGTATCTTCAGGAGAACCAATTTTGATTGTAGCCATCTGAGATTCCATTACTTTTTTCACATCAGCCCAAAGAGACTTAGGAACATAAGCTCTTGAAGCCGCAGAACATTTTTGTCCTTGGTATTCGAAAGCACCTCTCACTAAAGCAGTAGCTACCGCTTCTACATTAGCAGACGGGTGAGCGATAACAAAGTCTTTACCACCTGTTTCTCCAACAATTCTTGGATATGTTCTATAGTTATGGATGTTATCACCGATCATTTTCCACATTCCCTGGAATACTTTTGTAGAACCCGTGAAGTGAAGACCTGCAAAATCTCTGTGAGCTAATACTTTCTCAGCAGTTTCTTTACCATCTGTAAAGATCATGTTGATAACCCCAGCAGGAAGACCCGCTTCAATTAATACATCCATGATTACTTTTGCAGAATAAACCTGCTTATCAGAAGGCTTCCATACCACAACATTTCCTAGCATTGCCATACAAGTCGGAAGGTTTCCGGAAATTGCTGTAAAGTTGAATGGAGTTACTGCAAAGCAGAATCCTTCTAGTGGTCTGTACTCTACACGGTTCCAGATTCCGTTGTCAGAAACTGGCTGCTCAGCATACATTTCTGTCATGAACTCTACGTTGAATCTTAAGAAGTCGATGAACTCACAAGCAGAATCAATTTCAGCCTGGTGTACATTTTTAGACTGTCCAATCATTGTAGCTGCATTAATTACATCTCTGTAAGGTCCAGCCAATAGATCAGCTGCTTTTAAGAAAATTGCTGCACGTTGTTCCCAACCTAGCTCGTTCCATGCTTCTTTAGCTGCCAATGCCGCGTTGATAGCGTCATCCACATGTTGCATACCACCTTGGTAATAGAATCCGAAGTCATGAGCGTGATCCTGAGGAGACTGAAGCTGTACTTTTGTGTCAGTTTTTACTTCTTTTCCATTGATGATCATTGGAACTTCTACCTTTTCAGCCCACATTTTTTTATAAGTGGCAATAAGGCTTTTAACTTCTGGAGATCCCGGTTCATAAGAATTTACCGGCTCGTTTACCGCTAATGGTACTTGCGAAATTGCTTTTGACATATTACGTTTTATTATTTTTATTAAAATTAAATAAGTAAGTTGTATACAAATTTACGATAATTATAAGGAAAGAAAAAAATCGAACTCCTTTTTGTGAAATAAACTTTTTTGTCGAAAAAACATTAATATATAACGTTTGTTTAATGTTTTATCTTAAAAATATTTAATATATTTATTCAATCCTTTACATAGAAGAAAAAAATATAAAGATTTGTTATAATTATTGGAATTAGGACAATGAAATATTTGTCATAGTTCATAAATGACCTTTAAGTGTTGTAAATAAAGGATTTATAAAGAAATGTTAAATTTATATAAAATTGCATTTGTTGCGATTTTGAACATTTTAAATAATTTTTTTGATAGCCCGGAATTTAAGATTACTCTAATTTTACACCATTATTATCAGACATGAAAAAAAGAGTCCTGTTTTTCTCTTTTGTATTATTTTTCTCAGCTTTATGTGTAGGCCTTCTTACCCATACAGGGAAAACTAAATCATATTCTGATCTCTTATCGAAAATTCATCTTCTTCAGCAAAAATCGGATCAGCAGACTCAGCCTGAAATCTATAGTTTTTCAGACGCACAGGATGTACAGGATTCTAATGATTGGGAGAAAGTAAAATTTGATTATTCAATACTTGCTCAGCAATGGCTTAATTACTTCTTTGCAAAGTATACTTTTAATACTCCGGTTGCGGCTGTTCAAAACCGGGTTTATATTACAGCACCAAGATACATTCTGTATCATTCCCTGCAAATAGCGGGCTGCTAATCCTATTTTAAATTTTGATGATCCGTTATATGGTTTGTATCCTACTATAGGTACAGATCCATAGGCTTCATTCCACATTTTACATTCTTGAACATATCTATTTGTCTTTTCAGAAAGGCGAAGCGGATACTGTTTGTCCAATTTTAAATAAAAATATTATGCACTTAACACCGAGAGAAACGGAGAAGCTTATGCTATTTCTGGCAGGAGAGCTAGCTCTAAAAAGAAAGGCTAGAGGCCTTAAATTAAACTATCCAGAATCAATTGCATTGATCAGTCACTTTTTGCTTGAAGGAGCAAGAGACGGAAAAAGAGTCGCTGAACTGATGCAGGAAGGCGCAAATCTTTTAACCAAAGATGATGTGATGCCTGGCGTGGCAGAAATGATCCACGATGTTCAGATCGAAGCTACATTCCCTGATGGAACAAAGCTGGTAACCGTACACAACCCAATCCGTTAATTCCTATTGATTATGATACCAGGAGAAATTTTTGTAAAAGAAGGTACTATTATCTGCAATGAAGGCAGAGAAACAGCCAAAATAAAAGTCACCAACACAGGAGACCGTCCTATTCAGGTAGGATCACACTTTCACTTTTTTGAAGTAAACAAGGCGATGAGCTTTGACCGTGAAAAAGCTTTCGGAAAAAGGCTAAATATCGTAGCAAGTACTGCCGTACGTTTCGAACCGGGAGAAGAAAAAGAAGTGGAATTGGTGGAAATAGGAGGAACCAAAAAAGCAATGGGCTTCAATAACCTTGTAGATGGACAGGTAGATTCTGAAGATCAGAAAAGAGAAAGCCTAGCAAAAGTTCAAGAGTTAAACTTTAAAAATCAGTAAGATGAGCTTAAACGTAGACAGAAAACAATACGCTAATATATTAGGTCCTACAGCTGGAGATAAAATCAGACTGGGAGACACTGAAATTATTATTGAAATCGAAAAAGATTTCACCCATTACGGAGACGAAGCTGTTTTCGGAGGAGGAAAAACCGTACGTGACGGTATGGGACAGAATGTTACTGCTAAAAGAGATGAAGGTGTTCTTGACCTTTGTATCACAGGGGCAGTAATTATCGACCACTGGGGAATTGTAAAAGGAGATATAGGAATTAAAGACGGTAAAATTGTAGGGATTGGAAAAGCCGGTAACCCTGATACAATGGACGGGGTAAGTCCTAACATGATCATCGGGGCTTCTACAGAAGTTCACGGAGGTAAAGGATATATCGTAACTGCAGGAGGTATTGATACTCACATTCATTACATCTGTCCACAACAAATTGAAACCTCTTTATATAGTGGAATCACTACCATGATCGGAGGTGGAACTGGTCCAAATGACGGAACAAACGCTACAACAGTAACTCCAGGTAAATTCAATATGCAGAAGATGCTTGAAGCAGCAGAAGAATATCCAATGAACCTAGGGTTCTTCGGAAAGGAAACTGTTCTGCTGAAGAGCCTATTGAAGAGCAGGTGGAAGCAGGAGCATTAGGAGTAAAAATCCATGAAGACTGGGGGGCAACACCTGCAACCATTGATGCGGCTTTAAAAGTGGCAGATAAATATGACGTTCAGGTAGCGATCCACACGGATACCTTAAATGAAGGGGGGTTCCTGGAGGATACGATGAGAGCGATCAACGGAAGAGTAATCCATACATTCCACACGGAAGGTGCAGGTGGTGGCCACGCTCCTGATATCATTAAAGCTGCAATGTATCCAAACGTATTACCTGCTTCTACTAACCCAACACGTCCTTACACTATCAATACGATTGATGAGCACTTGGATATGTTGATGGTTTGTCACCACTTAAGCAAAAACATCCCTGAAGATGTGGCATTCGCAGATTCACGTATCCGTCCTGAAACGATTGCAGCAGAAGATATCCTTCACGATATGGGTGTTTTCAGTATCATGAGTTCCGACTCTCAGGCAATGGGTAGACCAGGAGAAGTGATCACAAGAACCTGGCAGACAGCAAGTAAAATGAAAGAGCAAAGAGGTGATTTAGCTGAAGATCAGGATAGTGGAAATGATAACTATCGTGCCAAGAGATATGTGGCTAAATATACGATCAACCCAGCAATTGCACACGGTATTTCAGAATATGTAGGATCTCTTGAAGAAGGAAAATTAGCGGATTTAGTAATTTGGAAACCAGCATTGTTCGGAGTGAAACCTGAAATGATTGTAAAAGGGGGATTTGTAATTGCTGCTAAAATGGGAGATCCAAATGCTTCTATTCCAACACCACAACCCATCATCTATAGAAATATGTTTGGGGCTCACGGAAAAGCTAAGTATGGTATTTGTGCCAACTTCGTATCTCAAATCTCTATCGATAACGGAACTATTGCTTCTTACGGGTTAGAAAAAATGATCCTTCCGGTGAAAAACTGTAGAAATATTTCTAAAAAAGATCTTATTCACAATGATAAGACTCCTTTAATTGAAGTGAACCCTGAAAACTATAAAGTAACGGTAGATGGTGAATACATCACTTGTGAACCGGCGGAGACACTTCCTTTAACACAGTTGTATTATTTGTTCTAAGAAAAATCTTATGAATAAAACCTAACAGGTTTCAAAAACCTGTTAGGTTTATTTAACAGCAAAAAAGATTTATCAGACAGTATTTTAAAACAACTATAGAACTAAGTTTAGAATGAAATATTTAAATAAAACAGTTTTTTCTCTTGCTGTAGCCGGGATGTCTTTCCTTTCTGGTAGTGTGAGCGCTCAATTTTTGGGCGGACACAGGCTTAAGAGTGATGAAGATGGGCCAAAAGGACAATTTATGATCTATGGTTCATTGGATTACTCCAAGGTTACAACTCCTACAAACAGCAGCAGTACAGTTTCCAGTGCACCACTTGGAGTTGGGTATTTTATCAATAATAATGACCTTATCGGGGTTAATTATGCTTACTCTCAAAATTCTGTTAACCATAATGTGGTATATAAACAGAATGAAGCCGGAATTTGGTATAGTCCCTCATTAATGCTTGGAAAATACTTTGTGCTCATCGGGCAGGTAGATGCTCATTATGTTTGGGGACAACAACAGGCAACAACAGCTGACGCAATGCAGAACTTCAATGGTTTCCGTCTTCGGGCTTATCCTTTGATCGGAGTATTATTAGGCGGCGGTTGGGCTTTGAAATTCAAGTTTGCAGAACTTTCAATGCTTCAGACTAAAACTAAAGAAGAAGGTTGGACGAAAAGTTATGTGGCAGGAATCAGTGGTTCAACATTCGGAGTGGGCATTTCTAAAAACTTTGACTTCAGAAAAAAAACGGCTAAAAATGATAATTAATCAAACCATAGGCAATCTCACCGAAAATCCTACAGAAAAGAATATAGACTATCTGGATCTGGAATGGTTTGAAACCACGAAAAGAATTCAACGTAAAAGAACCAGAAACGGAGTGGACGTTGCCATCAAATTTCTAAAAGAAGGGCAACGTTTACGAGAAGGAGATATTCTTTTTGAGGATGCAGAAAAAGTAATAGCGATCAATGTGCTGGAAACAGAGGCGATCGTAATGGTTCCCGGATCTTTACTGGAAATGGGAACAGTATGCTACGAGATCGGAAACAAGCATATCCCGCTTTTCATCCAGGATGATAAGGTGTTGCTTCCATTTGAAATGCCCATGTTCAGATGGTTGGAAGCAAGTGGTTTTAAACCGGAAAAACAATCCGTAAAACTATTGAATCTCCTTAAATCCAATGTAGAACCTCACGGGCATGGAAGTCTTGGCTCTACAATTTTTACCAAAATCTTAAAAATGGCCGCTCCAAAAGATGAATAATATAAACATAAACTTTTTATCAGGACTCCTTCATCTGGCAGATCCAACACTACCGATCGGTGGCTATACACATTCCAACGGGCTTGAAACCTATGTACAGGAAAGAATCGTTCATAATGCGGCGACTGCGAGAGAATTTGTACAGAACATGCTTCAATACAATCTTAAATTCAATGATGGAGCTTTTGTAAAACTGGCTTATAAAGCAGCTGAAAAAGGGGATTTACAAGCACTTTTGAATTTAGACAATGAGTGTAACGCGATAAAATGTCCGAGGGAAATCCGCCAGGCAAGCCAAAAATTAGGGCTAAGATTGATCAAAATCTTCAAAAGAAGAGAAAGTTTTCCGTTGATGGAGGCTTTTGAAAAGGCTATTCAGAATAAAGAAGCCAATTCCCATTACTGTATTGTATTCGGAGTCTATGCTTATTTAATGAAGATCCCTTTATATGAAGCCTTGTTGGGATTCTATTATACCTCCGTTGCCGGGATGATTACCAATGCCGTAAAACTGGTTCCTCTGGGACAGCTTGATGGGCAAGATATCTTATTTGCTTTATATCCTGTCATGGAAAAAACAGTTTGGGAAACCATGGAGCTGGATAGGGATATGGTCGGGCTTTGTAATACAGCTTTTGATATCAGATGTATGCAGCACGAAAGGCTTTATTCAAGACTTTATATGTCGTAAAAGAGATTAAAGGGGCAGAATGTAAATGATTTTTGTTGAGTGAAACGCCCTCGCGATCTCAAAATATCCTCAATCAATAAAAAAAATTAGCGCTCTCTGCGTTAAAAAAATAAAAACAAACAAAGTAAAATTTAAAGAAAATGGAAAATAGAAAATACATAAAAGTAGGGGTTGCAGGACCTGTAGGATCAGGAAAAACTGCATTATTGGAACGTTTAAGCAGAAAATTATTCGGAAAATATGATCTTGGAGTCATTACTAATGATATTTATACTAAAGAGGATGCCGAGTTTATGGCTAAAAACAGCCTTTTACCTCACGACAGAATTATCGGAGTAGAAACGGGAGGTTGCCCTCACACAGCGATTCGTGAAGATGCCAGTATGAATCTTGAAGCAGTAGACGAATTGGCTGCACGTTTCCCTGAAATTGAATTGGTTCTTATTGAAAGTGGAGGTGATAACCTTTCTGCAACATTCAGTCCAGATCTTGCAGACGTTACCATCTTTATTATTGACGTAGCAGAAGGAGAGAAAATCCCTAGAAAAGGAGGTCCTGGTATTACAAGATCAGATTTATTGATCATCAACAAAATAGACCTTGCTCCTTATGTAGGGGCGAGCCTTGAAGTAATGGAAAATGATGCCAGAAGAATGAGAAAAGGAAACCCTTTTGTTTTCACTAACCTTAAAACAGATGAAGGGCTGGATAAAGTGATCGGGTGGATCAAAAAATATGCTCTTTTAGAAGAAATTGAAGAACCGAACTTAGTAAGATAAATGGATAGTCGTTTAAATATTATCGCAGGATTTAAGGGAGGGGAATCATATGTGAAGGATCTTTATGTTTCATTGCCTTTCAGAGTTGTTTCTGTAGGGCAGAGAAAAAGTGATAAGAAACTGTATCAGATGGTGATGAGCTCCTCCCCGGGAATTCTGGATGGAGATCATTATCACCTGGATGTAGCTCTTGAAAAAGGATCTTCCCTTCAGTTACAGTCACAGTCGTATCAGAGACTTTTCAATATGGAAGATAAGGCTGTTCAGGAATTGAATGTAACAATGGAAGATGAAACTTCATTTGCCTATGTTCCGCATCCTATTGTTCCGCATGAAGATTCAAACTTTAAAAGTAAAGCCAATGTGCATATCGGGAAAAACAGCCAGATCATCATTAGTGAGATCATTACCTGCGGACGAAAGCATTATGGTGAGGTTTTTAAACTGAGACGTTTCCAGAACCTTATGGAAATCTATCATAACAATAAATTGGTTGTCAAGGATAATGTAGTGATCCAGCCGGATCTGATTCCGATCAGCAGCATTGGTAACCTGGAGCAGTATACCCATCAAGGAACCTTGATCTTCTATAGTACAAAGGAAAATGTAGATAAAAATGGTTTGATTGAAGAAATTGTAGAAGCTGCAGCTCAGCATCATGAAGATATGGAGGTTGGAGTTTCTGCTATGGAAGATAACGGTTTTGTAGTGAGAGCTCTAGGGCATGGAGGAGAATTGATGTACAACTTTTTTGTTTATGTACAGGAAATTCTTTGGTCTTTGGAGTAAAAAAGAAAGTCTTAGGAGCCTTGTCAAGGTTTAAAACCTTGACAAGGCTGGCACCTTTGAGAGTATATATTCAACAGAAGCGGGCTTTAGCCCGCGTCAATAAAAAGAAATCTTCCGTTGGCTTTAGCCAAAACGTAATAAAGAATCTGAAATAACAGAATTAATAGAAAATGGACAGTACAGTGTGGGCGCTTCTTTTAAGTGCCGTTTCAATAAGTTTTATACATACCGCTTCAGGGCCAGATCACTATCTGCCTTTTATCGTGATTTCAAAATCCAAGAAATGGAGCGGAATGAAAACGGCAATATTAACCGTGGTTTGCGGGTTTGGACATGTTCTGAGCTCTCTTGTTCTTGGTTTTATTGGAGTCTTTTTAGGCTGGCAGCTGAATAAGATTTCCTGGTTTCAGGATATCAGAGGGAACTTCTCAGGATGGGCATTACTGATCTTTGGCGGAGTTTATCTGGTGTATGGGCTTATTCAGGCCATCAGGAATAAACCTCATAAACATTTCGATGTAATGGGTGATGATGTTTACGTGTATGAACACAATCACAGTGAAGTTGTAATGCCTCAAACAAGGATAAAAGTAACGCCACTGGTTCTTTTTATGATTTTCGTAATGGGCCCCAGTGAACCCTTGATTCCTTTATTGTTCTATTCTGGAGTGAAACATTCTATGTCTGAAATTGCTGTTCTGGTGACTTCATTCACTATTACTACTGTTTTAACGATGCTTGGAATGGTTCTTCTAGGGCGTTATGGCTATTCAACACTTTTCAATACCGAAAAACTGGAAAGATATATGGGAGTGGTAAGTGGAGCTGTGGTAACAGTCTGCGGAATCGGAATGGTCTTTCTGGGATGGTAAGTGGGGTTTAAGGGTTTTAGAGTAGGAGAGTAGAAGGATGAGAATGTTTAAAGTTCAAGGATTGAAGTTTAAGGTTGCCATTCTTTCACTGATGATTCACCATTCACTTGTGAAGCAAAATTGACTATTGACCTTTAAGGCTAGAATGTCTCTCATCTCTTCGTCTATTATCTTTCATCTATCTCTCATCTCTATCCAATATTTCCAATCATTAATACAATTAAAAAAACTATGGACGAATTTTTCAAAAAACTACCTTTTTTAGACAATGTTTTAAAAGGAATCGGGCAGATTATGCTTCAGGAAAACAGATGGACTGGGCTTCTGTTTCTTATAGGAATCTTTATGGGAAGCTGGCAATGTGGAGTTGCGGTGTTGCTTTCAACAGCAGCCGGAACATTTGCTGCCATGAAGCTGAAGTACAGTCAGTCTGAAATTAATGCCGGATTGTACGGTTTCAGTGCCGCACTTGTAGGAGTAGCATTAGCCTTTTTATTTGAGACAACAATTGTAATTTGGGTACTTATTATATTAGGCGGAGCATTGGCTGCTGTTATTCAGCATTTCTTTATTCAAAAGAAAATTCCGGTGTTTACTTTTCCTTTCATTGTAATTACATGGATCTTGGTATTTGCCTTACATCATTTTACACATATTCCTCCGTCTGCAATGTTGAGCGCTGAGGTAGTATCTACAAAGTATGATGATTTTCTTACCTGTACCAATGGTTTTGGTGAAGTGATATTCCAGGGTGGGGTAATTTCAGGAATGATTTTCTTTGTTGCTGTTTTTATCAGTTCACCGGTAGCCGCCTTATATGGATTGGCAGCATCTATTCTGGGTGCGGGATTATCACAATTTAATGGAGAACCCGTTAAGGAAATTCATATGGGATTATTCGGATTCAATGCAGTACTTTCGGCGATTGTATTTTCCGGGGTTAAAAAAACAGATGGTTTATGGGTACTTATTGCTGTGTTTTTAACA
This is a stretch of genomic DNA from Chryseobacterium tructae. It encodes these proteins:
- a CDS encoding urea transporter yields the protein MDEFFKKLPFLDNVLKGIGQIMLQENRWTGLLFLIGIFMGSWQCGVAVLLSTAAGTFAAMKLKYSQSEINAGLYGFSAALVGVALAFLFETTIVIWVLIILGGALAAVIQHFFIQKKIPVFTFPFIVITWILVFALHHFTHIPPSAMLSAEVVSTKYDDFLTCTNGFGEVIFQGGVISGMIFFVAVFISSPVAALYGLAASILGAGLSQFNGEPVKEIHMGLFGFNAVLSAIVFSGVKKTDGLWVLIAVFLTIVIDDLLVDNHCLDMVGGVFTFPFVAGTWITLLIQKVFLKAKA
- a CDS encoding urease accessory protein UreD, giving the protein MDSRLNIIAGFKGGESYVKDLYVSLPFRVVSVGQRKSDKKLYQMVMSSSPGILDGDHYHLDVALEKGSSLQLQSQSYQRLFNMEDKAVQELNVTMEDETSFAYVPHPIVPHEDSNFKSKANVHIGKNSQIIISEIITCGRKHYGEVFKLRRFQNLMEIYHNNKLVVKDNVVIQPDLIPISSIGNLEQYTHQGTLIFYSTKENVDKNGLIEEIVEAAAQHHEDMEVGVSAMEDNGFVVRALGHGGELMYNFFVYVQEILWSLE